Proteins encoded within one genomic window of Schaalia sp. HMT-172:
- a CDS encoding acyl-CoA carboxylase subunit beta, translating to MTTPNRFTREGFIQAQEAIAQAAEEKAAQRQHAKQKLTARERLALFFDDGVWHEVGQFIGGSVRAGRVGSAVAAGYGRVQGRMVAAYAQDFSVLGGTLGKVEGDKIVDLIDMGIRMRIPIVGIQDSGGARIQEGVVALAQYGRIFKKTCEASGLVPQISIILGPCAGGAVYQPALTDFIVMTRENSHMFVTGPDVVAATTGEKVTLDQLGGAAIHNFQSGVAHHMADTEDEAIDYVRSLLDYLPSSCEVAPPKYEYVANPEDEAAARAVADLVPTSVRQPYDVRDVVRALVDHGEYVEIQDLFAPNVTIGFACVDGQSVGIVANQPMSDAGTLDVDASEKAARFVRFCDAFGLPVVTLVDVPGYRPGTEQEQAGIIRRGAKVIVAYANATVPMVTVILRKAYGGAYIVMGSKSIGADLAFAWPDAQIAVMGAEGAASIMYRRELAAARENGTFEETKAELVARYEDETVNPEVSVASGQLDGIIAPADTRQTIIDSLHLLATKDQRAPHVKRHDNGPL from the coding sequence ATGACCACCCCCAACCGGTTCACGCGCGAAGGGTTCATTCAGGCCCAGGAAGCGATCGCCCAGGCGGCCGAGGAGAAGGCCGCCCAGCGCCAGCACGCCAAACAGAAGCTCACCGCGCGCGAGCGCCTCGCCCTGTTCTTTGACGACGGCGTGTGGCACGAGGTCGGCCAGTTCATCGGCGGGTCGGTGCGCGCCGGTCGCGTGGGTTCGGCCGTCGCCGCCGGGTACGGCCGCGTGCAGGGGCGCATGGTCGCCGCCTACGCGCAAGACTTCTCGGTGCTGGGCGGGACCCTGGGCAAGGTTGAGGGCGACAAGATTGTGGACCTCATCGACATGGGTATTCGCATGCGCATCCCAATCGTCGGCATTCAGGACTCGGGTGGTGCCCGCATCCAGGAGGGTGTCGTCGCCCTGGCCCAGTACGGTCGCATCTTCAAGAAGACGTGCGAAGCCTCGGGCCTGGTTCCCCAGATTTCGATCATCCTGGGCCCCTGCGCGGGCGGTGCCGTCTATCAGCCAGCCCTGACCGACTTCATCGTCATGACGCGCGAGAACTCGCACATGTTCGTCACCGGCCCGGACGTTGTGGCCGCAACGACGGGTGAGAAGGTCACGCTCGATCAGCTCGGCGGTGCTGCGATCCACAACTTCCAGTCCGGCGTCGCCCACCACATGGCGGACACAGAAGACGAGGCGATCGACTACGTGCGTTCGCTCCTGGATTACCTGCCGTCTTCGTGCGAGGTCGCGCCCCCGAAGTACGAATACGTTGCCAACCCCGAGGATGAGGCCGCTGCCCGCGCGGTCGCAGACCTGGTACCGACGTCGGTTCGTCAGCCCTACGATGTGCGCGACGTCGTGCGCGCGCTGGTCGATCACGGCGAGTACGTGGAGATTCAGGATCTCTTTGCTCCCAACGTGACAATCGGTTTTGCGTGCGTGGATGGCCAGTCGGTGGGCATCGTGGCGAATCAGCCGATGAGCGACGCGGGCACGCTGGACGTAGATGCGTCGGAGAAGGCGGCGCGTTTCGTGCGTTTCTGCGATGCATTTGGCCTGCCGGTCGTGACCTTGGTGGATGTTCCCGGCTATCGCCCGGGTACCGAGCAGGAGCAGGCGGGCATCATCCGTCGCGGCGCGAAGGTGATTGTTGCCTACGCGAACGCGACCGTCCCGATGGTGACCGTGATTCTGCGCAAGGCCTACGGCGGTGCCTACATCGTGATGGGGTCGAAGTCGATTGGCGCGGATCTGGCGTTCGCGTGGCCGGACGCCCAGATCGCGGTCATGGGCGCTGAGGGTGCGGCCTCGATCATGTATCGCCGCGAGTTGGCGGCGGCCCGCGAGAACGGGACCTTCGAGGAGACGAAGGCTGAGCTTGTGGCCCGTTATGAGGACGAGACGGTTAACCCGGAGGTGTCCGTGGCCTCGGGTCAGCTCGACGGCATCATCGCCCCGGCCGACACTCGCCAGACCATCATCGATTCCCTGCATCTGCTGGCCACGAAGGACCAGCGCGCCCCCCATGTGAAGCGTCACGACAACGGCCCCCTGTGA
- a CDS encoding biotin carboxylase N-terminal domain-containing protein: protein MRTINRILVANRGEIALRVCRTATDMGIATIAVYADQDMAAPHTREADEALSLGGDDAASTYLNGDKILAIALETGADAIHPGYGFLSENSEFARAVEDAGIAWLGPSSSVIDALGDKINARRIAQACGVAPVPGVSEPVTSRDEVEAFIASAGYPVVLKRADGGGGRGISIIRTAADLDLFFARHTDAADLGAHFVERFVEVARHVETQSARDSLGNFHVISTRDCSVQRRNQKLVEEAPAPFLPDGAHDKLVEASRALFEHVDYVGVGTVEFLLEPDGNIWFLEVNPRLQVEHPVSEEVTGIDLVREQIRIAQGLALTTPPEPRGHSFEFRITSEDPSKDLTPTAGRLDEVHWPLGPGIRLELGIDQGDSVQTAFDSMIAKVIVTGADREQALARSRRALAEFSVQGVATPVPVYQDIINDPDFCGVGGFNISTRWFETTFMPQHDYSDLATPAEASSTADLPRQTYIIELDGRRVSLTLPAGMFNAPSAPAPRPPQPLRSTPRRSATSTHQAGPHQGAPGDIVAPMQAIVVALAVSEGDQVEEGQLVAVLEAMKMEKPLLAPRAGTVTSLSIKQGDTVTAGTRIAHIATDKEAQ, encoded by the coding sequence GTGCGAACAATTAACCGAATCCTCGTCGCCAACCGCGGCGAAATCGCCCTGCGCGTGTGCCGTACCGCCACCGACATGGGTATCGCCACGATCGCCGTCTACGCCGACCAAGACATGGCCGCGCCCCACACGCGCGAAGCCGACGAGGCGCTCTCCCTGGGCGGAGACGACGCCGCGTCCACCTACCTCAACGGCGACAAGATCCTGGCCATCGCCCTCGAAACGGGAGCCGACGCCATCCACCCCGGATACGGCTTCCTGTCCGAAAACTCCGAATTTGCGCGTGCCGTCGAGGACGCCGGCATCGCGTGGCTCGGCCCCTCCTCCTCTGTCATCGACGCCCTGGGCGATAAGATCAACGCCCGCCGCATCGCCCAGGCGTGCGGCGTCGCCCCCGTACCCGGCGTCTCCGAGCCCGTGACCTCGCGCGACGAGGTCGAGGCCTTCATCGCCTCCGCCGGTTACCCCGTGGTGCTCAAGCGCGCCGACGGCGGCGGCGGACGCGGCATCAGCATCATCCGCACGGCAGCCGACCTGGACCTGTTCTTCGCGCGCCACACCGACGCCGCCGACCTCGGCGCCCACTTCGTCGAGCGCTTCGTCGAGGTCGCCCGCCACGTCGAAACCCAGTCCGCGCGCGACTCGCTGGGCAACTTCCACGTCATCTCCACGCGCGACTGCTCGGTCCAGCGCCGCAACCAGAAGCTCGTGGAAGAAGCCCCCGCGCCCTTCCTGCCCGACGGCGCCCACGACAAGCTCGTCGAAGCCTCCCGCGCGCTCTTCGAGCACGTCGACTACGTCGGCGTCGGCACCGTCGAATTCCTGCTCGAACCGGACGGCAACATCTGGTTCCTCGAAGTCAACCCGCGCCTCCAGGTCGAGCACCCCGTCTCCGAAGAGGTCACCGGCATCGACCTGGTGCGCGAGCAGATCCGCATCGCCCAGGGCCTGGCACTCACCACTCCCCCCGAGCCGCGCGGCCACTCCTTCGAGTTCCGCATCACCTCCGAAGACCCCTCCAAGGACCTGACCCCCACCGCGGGCCGCCTCGACGAGGTGCACTGGCCGCTCGGCCCCGGCATCCGCCTCGAACTCGGCATCGACCAGGGCGACTCCGTCCAGACCGCCTTCGACTCCATGATCGCCAAGGTCATCGTCACGGGCGCCGACCGCGAGCAAGCCCTGGCCCGTTCCCGCCGCGCGCTGGCCGAATTCTCCGTCCAGGGCGTCGCCACCCCCGTCCCCGTCTACCAGGACATCATCAACGATCCCGACTTCTGCGGCGTCGGCGGCTTCAACATCTCCACCCGCTGGTTCGAGACCACGTTCATGCCCCAGCACGACTACTCGGATCTGGCGACCCCCGCCGAGGCCTCGTCCACCGCGGACCTGCCCCGCCAGACCTACATCATCGAGCTCGACGGCCGCCGCGTCTCTCTGACCCTGCCCGCCGGCATGTTCAACGCCCCCTCGGCCCCCGCTCCCCGCCCGCCGCAGCCGCTGCGCTCGACCCCGCGGCGCTCCGCGACCTCCACGCACCAGGCCGGGCCCCACCAGGGCGCCCCCGGCGACATCGTCGCGCCCATGCAGGCCATCGTCGTCGCCCTGGCCGTGTCCGAGGGCGACCAGGTGGAGGAAGGCCAACTCGTGGCCGTCCTCGAGGCCATGAAGATGGAAAAGCCGCTGCTGGCTCCCCGCGCGGGCACCGTCACCTCCCTGTCCATCAAGCAGGGCGACACCGTCACGGCCGGAACTCGCATCGCACACATCGCCACTGACAAGGAGGCGCAATGA
- a CDS encoding biotin--[acetyl-CoA-carboxylase] ligase, producing MRAPTRISIDTAHAPVYHVPSASSTLDVAAHLLADTATPTPHLTTIIADSQSAGRGRLGRSWVTPPGQALLASTIVSLPASLPTEALGWLLHACALAVRDALSERLTPLGHAITLKWPNDVLVDGQRKICGMLAQLAPASSPFTTCVILGYGINIAQPAGTMPTAQATSLFAQGDTHAGEDPTGVSHQLLAAILAGLDARIRALIAHGDAVSSGLHAEAEAALPLIGTRIVLASPTDAHGTPALEGLATGLAPSGALLLRTDDGCTHQIDAGDVLTTGTPLTPVHDTKEKRANN from the coding sequence ATGAGAGCCCCCACGCGCATCTCCATCGACACGGCGCACGCCCCCGTCTATCACGTTCCCAGTGCCTCCTCGACGCTCGACGTGGCCGCCCACCTCCTCGCGGACACCGCCACGCCCACCCCCCACCTGACGACCATCATCGCCGATAGTCAAAGCGCGGGACGCGGGCGACTCGGACGCTCCTGGGTCACCCCACCCGGCCAGGCCCTCCTCGCCTCCACAATCGTCTCCCTGCCCGCATCCCTGCCCACCGAGGCGCTGGGATGGCTCCTTCATGCCTGCGCGCTGGCCGTGCGTGACGCCCTCTCCGAGCGGCTGACACCCCTCGGCCACGCGATCACCCTCAAGTGGCCCAACGACGTCCTCGTGGACGGTCAACGCAAAATCTGCGGCATGCTCGCCCAACTCGCCCCTGCCTCGTCCCCCTTCACGACCTGCGTCATCCTCGGCTACGGCATCAACATCGCCCAACCGGCCGGGACCATGCCCACCGCCCAGGCCACCTCCCTGTTCGCGCAAGGTGACACCCACGCCGGGGAGGACCCCACCGGAGTCTCCCACCAGCTCCTCGCCGCGATCCTGGCCGGGCTCGACGCGCGTATCCGCGCCCTCATCGCCCACGGCGACGCCGTCTCTAGCGGCCTTCACGCCGAGGCCGAGGCCGCCCTGCCCCTCATCGGCACCCGCATCGTTCTCGCCAGCCCCACCGACGCGCACGGAACTCCGGCGCTCGAAGGACTCGCAACCGGACTCGCCCCCAGCGGAGCGCTGCTGCTGCGCACCGACGACGGGTGCACCCACCAGATCGACGCCGGAGACGTCCTGACGACCGGCACCCCCCTGACCCCCGTTCACGACACCAAGGAGAAGCGTGCGAACAATTAA
- the ettA gene encoding energy-dependent translational throttle protein EttA has protein sequence MAEFIYQMIKARKAIGDKVILDDVTMAFFPGAKIGMVGPNGAGKSSILKIMAGLDEPSNGEARLTPGYSVGILMQEPVLDETKTVIENVRLGAADIFAKLARFNEISEEMANPDADFDALMDEMGKLQTQIDAANAWDIDSQLDQAMDALRCPPPDQPVSVLSGGERRRVALCKLLIEAPDLLLLDEPTNHLDAESVLWLEKHLASYPGAVIAVTHDRYFLDHVAGWIAEVDRGHLYPYEGNYSTYLETKEKRLQVQGQKDAKLAKRLKEELEWVRSNAKGRQAKSKARLARYEEMAAEAERTRKLDFEEIQIPPGPRLGNVVIEAKDLQKGFGDRSLISGLSFSLPRNGIVGVIGPNGVGKTTLFKTIVGLEPLDGGELTIGETVKISYVDQTRAGIDPDKTLWQVVSDGLDFIQVGNVEMPSRAYVSAFGFKGPDQQKPAGVLSGGERNRLNLALTLKQGGNLLLLDEPTNDLDVETLGSLENALLAFPGCAVVVTHDRWFLDRVATHILAWEGTEEHPDKWYWFEGNFEAYEKNKVERLGEAAANPHRVTHRKLTRD, from the coding sequence GTGGCGGAGTTTATTTATCAGATGATCAAGGCTCGCAAGGCCATCGGTGACAAGGTCATCCTCGACGATGTCACCATGGCCTTCTTTCCGGGCGCCAAGATCGGCATGGTCGGCCCCAACGGTGCCGGCAAGTCCTCGATCCTGAAGATCATGGCCGGCTTGGACGAGCCCAGCAACGGTGAAGCTCGCCTGACCCCCGGCTACTCGGTCGGCATCCTCATGCAGGAGCCTGTCCTGGACGAGACGAAGACCGTCATCGAAAACGTGCGCCTGGGCGCGGCCGACATCTTCGCCAAGCTTGCCCGCTTCAATGAGATCTCCGAAGAGATGGCCAACCCGGACGCCGACTTCGATGCCCTCATGGACGAGATGGGTAAGCTGCAGACGCAGATCGATGCGGCCAATGCATGGGACATCGACTCCCAGCTCGATCAGGCGATGGACGCGCTGCGTTGCCCGCCGCCGGATCAGCCTGTCTCCGTCCTGTCGGGTGGTGAGCGCCGCCGCGTCGCGCTGTGCAAGCTCCTCATCGAGGCGCCCGACCTGCTGCTCCTCGACGAGCCGACCAACCACCTGGACGCCGAGTCCGTCCTCTGGCTGGAGAAGCACCTCGCATCCTACCCGGGCGCGGTCATCGCCGTTACCCACGACCGTTACTTCCTCGACCACGTCGCCGGCTGGATCGCCGAGGTCGACCGCGGTCACCTCTACCCCTACGAGGGCAACTACTCGACTTACCTGGAGACCAAGGAGAAGCGTCTGCAGGTTCAGGGGCAGAAGGATGCCAAGCTGGCCAAGCGCCTGAAGGAAGAGCTCGAGTGGGTCCGCTCGAATGCCAAGGGTCGCCAGGCAAAGTCGAAGGCCCGTCTGGCCCGCTATGAGGAAATGGCCGCCGAGGCTGAGCGCACTCGCAAGCTCGACTTCGAGGAAATCCAGATCCCGCCGGGCCCGCGCCTGGGTAACGTGGTCATCGAGGCCAAGGATCTCCAGAAGGGCTTTGGTGATCGCTCGCTCATCTCCGGCCTGTCCTTCTCTCTGCCGCGCAACGGCATTGTGGGCGTCATCGGCCCCAACGGTGTCGGCAAGACCACGCTGTTTAAGACGATCGTCGGTCTGGAGCCCCTCGACGGTGGTGAGCTGACGATCGGCGAGACCGTCAAGATTAGCTATGTCGACCAGACTCGCGCCGGCATCGACCCCGACAAGACCCTGTGGCAGGTTGTCTCCGACGGCCTCGACTTCATTCAGGTCGGCAACGTCGAGATGCCCTCTCGCGCCTACGTCTCGGCGTTCGGCTTCAAGGGCCCGGACCAGCAAAAGCCTGCGGGCGTCCTCTCCGGTGGTGAGCGTAACCGCCTGAACCTGGCCCTGACCCTTAAGCAGGGCGGCAACCTCCTCCTGCTGGACGAGCCGACCAACGACCTGGATGTCGAAACCCTCGGCTCGCTGGAGAACGCCCTCCTGGCTTTCCCCGGTTGCGCCGTCGTTGTCACGCACGACCGTTGGTTCCTGGATCGCGTCGCCACCCACATCCTCGCGTGGGAGGGGACCGAGGAGCATCCCGACAAGTGGTACTGGTTCGAGGGCAACTTCGAGGCCTACGAAAAGAACAAGGTGGAGCGCCTCGGTGAGGCCGCTGCCAATCCGCACCGCGTGACGCACCGCAAGCTGACGCGCGACTGA
- a CDS encoding PTS transporter subunit EIIB, which produces MAIEQTLIDALGGHLNIVEVEPCTMRIRVQVKTQRAVDEAALRVDGVLAVVRSGDVVQIVCGANSDDIATAMIASIQSVAHDTPVEALSQRAHA; this is translated from the coding sequence ATGGCGATCGAACAGACGCTTATCGACGCGCTGGGTGGACACCTCAATATCGTTGAGGTCGAACCTTGCACAATGCGCATCCGTGTTCAAGTAAAGACTCAGCGGGCGGTCGATGAAGCTGCACTGCGCGTCGACGGCGTGTTGGCCGTCGTGCGTTCGGGTGATGTTGTTCAGATCGTGTGCGGGGCAAACTCTGACGATATTGCGACCGCGATGATCGCGTCGATTCAATCCGTGGCCCATGACACGCCTGTGGAGGCTCTGTCACAGCGGGCCCACGCATAA
- the malQ gene encoding 4-alpha-glucanotransferase, producing the protein MDIHSPASDNIDQLRRIADANGIATGFWDWYGNWVGVSAPTLLKVLGALGLPLNESSTVGDVDHAMQLTEEREWRRTLPPTIVAREGGGYLFPVHVPDGSWVNVQWVLEDGRKGMCEQIDRYVPPRMIDGELVGRATFDVPHWLPLGWHRLVATVEGGHVESATLIIVPHTLSLPILESSRRVWGVNAQLYSTRSASSWGIGDATDLADLAAVCADKGADFLLINPVHASQPVSPLETSPYLPVSRRWLNQIYIRPESIEEYAALPQSARETIEQLRDETRQFASREDLIDRDRAWEAKRKALEIIFAVPRSYHRQSQFDHFVEDGGTELSNYALWCALVEREGTIELPEDLERSSSPRVELERLELADRVNFYEWCQWIASEQLAHAQQVAREVGMEIGIMADLAVGVHGHGSEKWSRPELFATGMTVGAPPDVYSQQGQNWSQPPWSPRSLAESGYTPLRDMVRAALANAGAVRIDHILGMFRLWWIPEGCAATEGTYVYYDHEAMMGVILLEAQRAGAVVIGEDLGVVEPWVRDYLRDRGVLGTSVVWFEKDGGGWPLRPEHYRERALAAVNIHDLPPTLGYIRGIQTTLRSELGLLTDDIETVRAGDRLELERIAARLHEYGCIDGAEPSEREMVEGLYRYVGKVPSKLIVASLVDAVGDVRPQNMPGTGADQYPNWCVPLCDSDGEEVFIEELPTNERLTSLFALLTGSVR; encoded by the coding sequence GTGGATATCCATTCCCCCGCATCAGACAATATCGACCAGCTGCGACGTATCGCCGATGCTAACGGCATCGCGACCGGCTTTTGGGACTGGTATGGGAATTGGGTGGGCGTCAGCGCCCCAACCCTTCTCAAGGTTCTCGGCGCCCTCGGTCTTCCCCTCAACGAATCGTCCACGGTGGGAGACGTCGACCATGCGATGCAGCTGACCGAGGAGCGCGAGTGGCGTCGGACCTTGCCTCCGACGATCGTGGCCCGCGAGGGCGGCGGCTACCTCTTCCCCGTGCACGTGCCCGACGGCTCGTGGGTCAACGTGCAGTGGGTTCTCGAAGACGGGCGCAAGGGGATGTGCGAGCAGATCGATCGCTACGTGCCCCCGCGCATGATTGACGGTGAGCTCGTGGGTCGCGCGACCTTCGATGTCCCTCACTGGCTGCCGCTGGGATGGCACCGCCTCGTCGCCACCGTCGAAGGTGGGCACGTCGAATCTGCGACCCTCATCATCGTTCCGCATACGCTCTCGCTGCCCATCCTGGAGTCCTCCCGCCGCGTGTGGGGCGTTAACGCCCAGCTCTACTCGACGCGCTCGGCATCCTCCTGGGGTATCGGCGATGCGACAGACCTGGCCGATCTGGCCGCCGTCTGCGCGGACAAGGGCGCGGACTTCCTGCTCATCAATCCGGTGCACGCCTCGCAGCCCGTTTCTCCGCTGGAGACGTCCCCGTACCTGCCGGTGTCGCGGCGGTGGCTCAACCAGATCTACATTCGCCCCGAGTCCATCGAGGAATACGCGGCGCTGCCGCAGTCCGCGCGCGAGACCATCGAGCAGCTGCGCGACGAGACGCGCCAGTTCGCAAGCCGCGAGGATCTCATCGACCGTGATCGTGCGTGGGAGGCCAAGCGCAAGGCGCTTGAGATCATCTTCGCCGTGCCGCGCTCTTACCACCGCCAGTCCCAGTTCGATCATTTCGTCGAAGACGGCGGAACCGAGCTGTCGAACTATGCGCTGTGGTGTGCTCTCGTGGAGCGCGAGGGGACGATCGAGCTGCCCGAGGATCTTGAGCGTTCGTCCTCGCCGCGCGTCGAACTTGAGCGCCTCGAATTGGCTGACCGCGTGAACTTCTACGAGTGGTGCCAGTGGATCGCCTCTGAGCAGCTCGCTCACGCCCAGCAGGTGGCGCGTGAGGTCGGCATGGAGATCGGCATCATGGCCGACCTGGCCGTGGGCGTGCACGGTCATGGCTCCGAGAAGTGGAGCCGTCCCGAGCTCTTCGCCACGGGCATGACCGTGGGCGCCCCGCCGGACGTCTACTCCCAGCAGGGCCAGAACTGGTCCCAGCCGCCGTGGTCGCCGCGTTCCCTCGCGGAGAGTGGCTACACGCCGCTGCGCGACATGGTTCGTGCCGCCCTGGCCAACGCGGGTGCCGTGCGTATCGACCACATCCTGGGCATGTTCCGCCTGTGGTGGATCCCGGAGGGCTGCGCCGCCACCGAGGGCACCTACGTGTACTACGACCACGAGGCCATGATGGGAGTCATCCTGCTCGAGGCCCAGCGTGCCGGTGCGGTCGTCATCGGCGAGGATCTGGGCGTCGTCGAGCCGTGGGTGCGCGATTACCTGCGTGATCGCGGTGTTCTGGGCACCTCGGTCGTGTGGTTCGAAAAGGACGGCGGCGGCTGGCCGCTGCGTCCCGAGCACTACCGCGAACGCGCGCTGGCTGCGGTCAATATCCACGACCTGCCCCCGACCCTCGGCTACATCCGCGGCATCCAGACAACGCTGCGCAGCGAGCTCGGCCTGCTGACCGACGATATCGAGACCGTGCGCGCGGGCGACCGCCTGGAGTTGGAGCGGATTGCGGCGCGCCTGCACGAGTATGGGTGCATCGACGGCGCGGAGCCGTCCGAACGTGAGATGGTTGAGGGCCTGTACCGCTACGTCGGGAAGGTTCCTTCCAAGCTTATTGTCGCTTCACTGGTCGACGCGGTGGGTGACGTGCGCCCGCAGAACATGCCCGGTACCGGAGCGGACCAGTACCCCAACTGGTGCGTGCCCCTGTGCGACTCTGACGGCGAGGAGGTCTTCATCGAGGAGCTGCCCACCAACGAGCGCCTCACCTCGCTTTTCGCCCTGCTGACCGGATCGGTGCGCTGA
- a CDS encoding PTS glucose transporter subunit IIA, protein MTLSVRAPFSAHVVPLSEVPDPVFASGVVGDGCALVPTAAEDCVTVHSPINGVVTKLKPHAAIVTSTRGVSILVHLGIDTVILNGKGFALLLEEGDVVATGDPLIHWDLAPVRDATLSPCVPIIVVSPPGLAATSHVRGSQVSILDPVFSIEDPA, encoded by the coding sequence GTGACGCTCTCGGTCCGAGCGCCCTTCTCCGCGCACGTCGTACCACTGAGCGAAGTACCCGATCCAGTCTTCGCCAGCGGCGTCGTCGGTGACGGCTGCGCCCTTGTGCCTACCGCCGCCGAGGACTGCGTCACCGTGCATTCCCCCATCAACGGCGTCGTCACGAAGCTCAAGCCGCACGCGGCCATCGTGACCTCCACACGCGGCGTCTCGATCCTCGTCCACCTGGGCATCGACACGGTGATCCTGAACGGCAAGGGCTTCGCCCTCCTGCTCGAGGAGGGCGATGTCGTGGCGACCGGCGACCCGCTCATCCACTGGGATCTCGCCCCGGTTCGCGACGCGACTCTTTCCCCCTGCGTCCCTATCATCGTCGTGAGCCCACCCGGTCTCGCGGCAACGTCGCACGTGCGAGGCAGCCAGGTCTCCATCCTCGACCCGGTTTTCTCCATCGAGGATCCTGCGTAA
- a CDS encoding PTS transporter subunit EIIB: protein MSTATTIVEALGGWDNISNLEACITRIRLDAANTDLIDEAKLRAAGAFDVVIVADAVQVVMGPDSEDLVDEMLASR from the coding sequence ATGAGCACCGCAACGACCATCGTCGAGGCCCTGGGCGGTTGGGACAACATCTCCAACCTGGAAGCCTGCATCACGCGCATTCGCCTGGACGCGGCGAACACCGACCTCATCGACGAGGCCAAGCTGCGCGCCGCCGGCGCCTTCGACGTCGTCATCGTCGCGGACGCGGTCCAGGTCGTCATGGGCCCCGACTCCGAGGACCTCGTCGACGAGATGCTCGCCAGTCGGTGA
- a CDS encoding MFS transporter, whose product MHLWAGQTAAEIGFQVGALATSAIAISLLHASETQIGLLSALQTLAFLLVGLPAGAWVDRWRKRHVMIAANLTRITALTSIPLAYILSSLTLVHLMVVATILGLSTVFFDVAYQSYVPLIASKRYIGAANGRLEASYQVGLAGGPGLGGWLLGVVAPPLAYLLTASTYVCSTWAIWRIRTPEPRPAHSEASLRSQIVEGLSFVRGQRLLFPLFSCIACAAFAAAGIQVLLPILVLRTLGMSATQLGLLLCAGALGGIFGALTRPAWITRLGIGRCIVATNIIGVSVLLAQPASVHVPGAATWVIACSGVISSYFITIYNVTQMSLRQEICPPDMLGRMNAIFRFAVWGVMPLGSLASGVVASWAGVEATMYIFTAISIAAGIAMGFTPAARIRGASAAEVS is encoded by the coding sequence ATGCACCTGTGGGCGGGACAAACCGCCGCAGAGATCGGCTTCCAGGTGGGAGCCCTGGCGACCTCGGCGATCGCGATCAGCCTCCTGCACGCCAGCGAAACCCAGATCGGACTGCTTTCCGCCCTGCAGACCCTCGCATTTTTGCTCGTCGGCTTGCCCGCCGGCGCCTGGGTGGACCGGTGGCGCAAGCGCCACGTCATGATCGCCGCGAACCTCACGCGCATCACGGCCCTGACGTCTATCCCCCTGGCCTACATCCTCTCGTCACTGACCCTCGTACACCTCATGGTCGTCGCCACCATCCTCGGCCTATCCACCGTCTTCTTCGACGTCGCCTACCAGTCCTACGTCCCGCTGATCGCCTCCAAGCGGTACATCGGCGCGGCCAACGGGCGCCTCGAGGCCTCGTACCAGGTCGGCCTTGCCGGGGGTCCAGGGCTGGGCGGCTGGCTCCTCGGGGTAGTCGCCCCTCCCCTGGCATACCTGCTGACGGCATCGACGTACGTGTGCTCGACCTGGGCGATCTGGCGCATCCGCACCCCAGAGCCACGCCCCGCTCACTCCGAGGCGTCGCTTCGTTCTCAGATTGTTGAGGGGCTCTCTTTCGTTCGTGGGCAACGCCTCCTCTTTCCCCTGTTTTCCTGCATTGCGTGCGCAGCGTTCGCCGCAGCGGGAATACAGGTTCTCCTGCCCATCCTGGTCCTGCGAACCCTCGGCATGAGCGCCACGCAGCTGGGGCTTTTGCTGTGCGCGGGCGCGCTCGGCGGAATCTTCGGGGCGCTCACGAGACCGGCGTGGATCACGCGCCTTGGAATCGGACGCTGCATCGTCGCAACGAACATCATCGGTGTCTCGGTCCTCCTTGCCCAACCCGCATCCGTCCACGTCCCGGGCGCCGCCACATGGGTCATCGCTTGCTCCGGCGTCATCTCGTCGTATTTCATCACCATCTATAACGTCACCCAGATGAGCCTGCGTCAGGAAATCTGCCCGCCCGACATGCTTGGGCGCATGAACGCGATCTTCCGCTTCGCAGTCTGGGGCGTCATGCCGCTCGGATCCCTCGCATCGGGTGTCGTCGCGTCATGGGCAGGCGTCGAGGCGACCATGTATATCTTCACAGCGATCTCAATCGCGGCGGGCATCGCCATGGGCTTCACCCCTGCGGCTCGTATTCGAGGGGCGAGCGCCGCCGAGGTCTCATAA